Proteins from a genomic interval of Sphingobacterium sp. SYP-B4668:
- a CDS encoding MbnP family protein yields MKPFSKYLLLFVALPSLIACGKNDNNPVANNITLQFNNTLNNTTIQLGDATSLTATKATSAEGQVHHFSEIKYVVSNIRLIKADGNEFPYHINDLDKGAAVINHSKPQTLDYILSNIPAGEYKQIKFGLGVKQQLNKLDEVKFPKFYTEAGANDTKMMWEWGTGYRFTKLEGFYGTDNKQMSIHTGSTIEGSAEPYTQGVDGYRDITLNLTTLAIVGRNAPKITIKADFDKLLSGKTNTIKLTTGTGMGDNATPNTHTALQMVKFVDNLGGDGASDLSGMFSISSVEN; encoded by the coding sequence ATGAAACCATTCTCAAAATACCTTTTACTTTTCGTTGCTTTGCCGTCATTAATAGCCTGTGGCAAAAATGATAACAATCCTGTGGCGAATAATATCACTTTACAGTTCAACAATACCCTCAACAATACCACTATCCAGCTTGGTGATGCTACATCCCTCACAGCAACTAAAGCCACCTCCGCCGAAGGACAGGTCCATCATTTCTCCGAAATAAAATATGTAGTTAGCAATATTCGCCTCATCAAGGCCGATGGCAACGAGTTTCCATATCATATCAATGATTTGGATAAAGGGGCTGCTGTAATCAACCATTCCAAGCCACAGACACTAGATTATATTTTGAGTAATATTCCAGCCGGTGAATACAAGCAGATAAAATTTGGATTAGGAGTAAAGCAGCAGCTGAATAAGCTAGATGAGGTCAAATTTCCAAAATTCTATACAGAGGCTGGTGCCAATGACACCAAGATGATGTGGGAGTGGGGGACAGGCTATCGCTTCACCAAATTGGAAGGTTTTTACGGTACAGACAATAAGCAGATGTCCATCCACACAGGCAGTACCATAGAAGGTTCTGCTGAGCCCTATACACAAGGGGTAGACGGCTATCGAGATATTACATTGAATCTAACGACGCTTGCAATAGTAGGTCGCAATGCACCTAAGATTACCATCAAAGCAGATTTTGATAAGTTGTTGAGTGGAAAGACCAATACCATCAAGCTTACAACAGGCACAGGAATGGGCGACAATGCGACCCCCAATACCCACACTGCCCTTCAAATGGTCAAATTTGTGGATAATTTAGGCGGAGATGGAGCCAGCGATCTCTCCGGAATGTTTTCCATCAGTAGTGTAGAAAATTAG
- a CDS encoding helix-turn-helix transcriptional regulator gives MTNYHKYLHIRDIDRDLGFYVTTVGYSKIDKYTHYPDVDQHPADHVFSWNNGRILDGYYIVFITAGRGVFESANTSPQVMEPGMCFLLFPGIWHRYKPDPAFGWEEYWVGFNGNYPQHIMSRLFNPESPFIKTGLSKDVMGALTQLLGAVSQAQIGYQQVISGTTLQIIGLLNRINLTEKTDSDPETIWVSKAIFKFQNELANPINMEDLVAEFPISYSKFRKSFKRLTGKSPNQYHLDLRLDKAQELLRTTRLSITEVGYQTGFDSPFYFSRLFKKKFGLSPKNLRG, from the coding sequence ATGACCAATTACCACAAATACCTGCATATACGCGATATTGATCGTGATTTGGGTTTTTATGTGACCACGGTAGGGTATAGTAAAATTGACAAGTATACCCACTATCCAGATGTTGACCAACATCCTGCAGACCATGTCTTTTCTTGGAATAACGGTCGTATCCTTGATGGATATTACATCGTCTTTATCACGGCTGGGCGTGGGGTATTTGAATCCGCTAATACTTCGCCTCAAGTCATGGAACCCGGTATGTGTTTTCTTTTATTTCCAGGTATTTGGCACCGGTATAAACCTGATCCTGCATTTGGATGGGAAGAATATTGGGTGGGCTTTAATGGCAATTATCCCCAACATATCATGAGTCGCCTTTTCAATCCTGAGTCCCCATTCATTAAGACGGGGCTGAGTAAAGATGTCATGGGGGCGTTGACCCAGTTATTGGGAGCAGTTTCTCAGGCCCAAATCGGTTATCAACAAGTCATTTCAGGCACCACACTACAGATTATTGGATTACTTAATCGAATCAATCTAACCGAAAAGACAGATAGTGATCCCGAAACCATTTGGGTATCCAAAGCCATATTCAAGTTTCAGAACGAATTAGCGAATCCAATCAACATGGAAGATTTGGTTGCGGAATTCCCCATTAGTTATTCGAAATTCCGAAAATCTTTTAAACGGCTCACGGGTAAATCTCCAAATCAATATCACCTTGATCTTCGTCTTGACAAAGCGCAAGAACTGTTAAGGACCACGCGACTCTCAATCACTGAAGTGGGGTATCAAACAGGTTTTGATTCTCCATTCTATTTTTCGAGGCTTTTCAAAAAGAAGTTTGGGCTTTCTCCAAAGAATCTGCGCGGATGA
- a CDS encoding alpha-L-rhamnosidase-related protein translates to MRKLLTFCLVWMIVGMAKAAPLDTIVTPTGLMTNLLTKPEISVITTLVPTFSWIVPTTGSHDHQTAYQLLVASSMAALEGSSPDVWDSGKTKGRNALHIPYAGKTLQPYTTYYWKVRVWNEGGEPSEYSKIQQFNIGDAARSKQWPGESRWVRLDTMQDQGMWTFEDRPPIQYHPAYPVRLSRKSNGTWFVAFERAGFANVALTLNWKTAPSERKDTTLYIRIGEKNVGDSIDSNPGGGVIYQEYTLPIKAGMHTYYLDIPRFKARYPHSQVMPIHMMEVIPFQFLEVVGSDLDVSLVSAEQLSLHVPFDECASYFVSSDTLLNKVYDLCRYSIIANTFNGDYAASQRERMMYEADAYIHQLGHYAVDREFATARYSLENMIYHATWPTEWISHSIMMVWMDFLHTGDTSVILKNYDDIRPKLMDALTMPNGLISTTTGLITDEFKKSIFFNGKTLQDIVDWSHSSDALPQGGETDNYVFTDYNTVVNAFHYHTLRLMEHMARITGKQQEAEQFQKTHTRLYTIFQRQFFDSERGVYTDGMGTDHASIHANLYPLVFGLVPKKERNRVLNYIKSKGMACGVYSANYLLEGLFDAEEGEYALSLLTSKSDRSWYNMLLVGATMTTEAWDNKYKKNNGWSHAWSSSPAHILPRKLIGITPTSAGFRRVSIKPQPSGLTWAKAKIPTISGAIEVGFDSQPIDFKLMVSLPANIEADVYIPIPEHVKDFTLLQNGKLVKGAMRTGNYILVKDIGAGKHEFALGVTNQTFQ, encoded by the coding sequence ATGAGAAAGTTATTAACATTTTGCTTGGTGTGGATGATAGTAGGTATGGCTAAAGCTGCTCCTCTCGACACAATTGTAACACCTACAGGACTAATGACCAACTTGCTGACAAAACCCGAAATATCTGTCATTACAACACTGGTCCCTACATTTAGTTGGATTGTACCTACAACTGGTAGCCACGACCATCAAACAGCCTACCAACTTTTGGTGGCATCATCTATGGCCGCACTGGAAGGGAGCTCCCCAGATGTGTGGGACAGTGGGAAAACCAAAGGCAGAAATGCGTTGCATATTCCCTACGCCGGAAAAACACTGCAGCCATATACGACATATTATTGGAAGGTCCGTGTCTGGAATGAAGGTGGCGAACCTTCTGAATACAGTAAAATCCAGCAATTCAATATAGGTGATGCCGCACGAAGCAAACAATGGCCGGGCGAAAGTCGCTGGGTACGATTGGATACAATGCAAGACCAAGGAATGTGGACATTTGAAGACCGCCCTCCTATCCAATATCATCCCGCGTATCCGGTACGTCTGAGTCGTAAGTCAAATGGTACTTGGTTTGTCGCATTTGAGCGGGCCGGATTCGCCAATGTGGCACTTACCTTGAATTGGAAGACAGCTCCAAGTGAACGCAAAGACACGACGCTATATATTCGTATTGGCGAGAAAAATGTCGGCGATTCCATCGATTCTAATCCGGGCGGCGGTGTGATATACCAAGAGTACACGTTACCCATAAAGGCGGGTATGCACACCTACTATTTAGACATCCCACGTTTTAAGGCTCGTTATCCACATAGTCAAGTGATGCCTATACACATGATGGAAGTAATCCCCTTTCAGTTCCTAGAAGTAGTGGGTTCTGATTTAGATGTTTCACTAGTCTCTGCCGAGCAATTGAGTCTTCATGTGCCATTTGATGAATGCGCATCCTATTTTGTGAGCAGCGACACGTTGTTGAACAAGGTTTATGACCTATGCCGCTATTCCATTATCGCGAATACTTTTAATGGTGATTACGCTGCGAGCCAACGTGAACGGATGATGTATGAGGCGGACGCTTATATTCACCAACTGGGACATTATGCAGTCGACCGTGAATTTGCAACAGCTCGGTATAGCTTGGAAAATATGATTTACCACGCGACCTGGCCCACGGAGTGGATATCTCATTCAATCATGATGGTATGGATGGATTTCTTGCATACTGGAGATACGAGCGTAATCCTAAAAAATTATGATGATATTCGACCTAAATTGATGGATGCTCTGACCATGCCCAATGGACTAATTTCGACAACCACGGGTTTAATAACCGATGAATTTAAAAAATCCATTTTTTTTAATGGGAAGACATTACAGGATATTGTAGATTGGTCCCATAGCTCAGACGCTCTTCCCCAAGGTGGCGAAACAGATAATTATGTCTTTACCGATTATAATACAGTAGTAAATGCCTTCCACTACCACACATTGAGATTAATGGAACATATGGCACGTATTACTGGAAAGCAGCAAGAGGCTGAACAATTTCAAAAAACACACACAAGGCTATATACCATCTTCCAACGCCAATTCTTCGATAGTGAAAGAGGTGTCTATACAGACGGGATGGGAACAGACCATGCATCGATTCATGCAAATCTGTATCCTTTGGTATTTGGTTTGGTCCCAAAGAAGGAACGAAATCGGGTGCTGAACTATATCAAGTCAAAAGGTATGGCCTGTGGTGTTTACAGTGCCAACTATTTATTAGAGGGGCTTTTTGATGCAGAAGAAGGAGAATACGCACTGTCACTTTTGACGTCAAAAAGTGATCGAAGTTGGTATAACATGCTCCTTGTAGGAGCTACTATGACCACGGAGGCTTGGGACAATAAGTACAAAAAAAATAATGGTTGGAGCCACGCCTGGAGCTCATCTCCAGCCCATATACTCCCTCGGAAATTGATAGGGATTACTCCGACTTCAGCTGGTTTCAGAAGGGTAAGTATTAAGCCCCAGCCATCAGGGCTAACTTGGGCTAAGGCAAAAATACCAACTATCAGTGGAGCTATCGAAGTTGGGTTTGACAGTCAACCTATCGATTTCAAACTGATGGTATCTTTGCCAGCAAATATCGAGGCCGATGTCTATATTCCCATTCCTGAACATGTGAAAGATTTCACACTTTTGCAGAATGGAAAATTAGTAAAAGGGGCAATGCGAACCGGAAATTATATTTTGGTGAAAGACATCGGGGCTGGAAAACACGAATTTGCATTGGGTGTAACCAATCAAACATTTCAATAA
- a CDS encoding phytanoyl-CoA dioxygenase family protein, translating to MNTNLSENQIDFYRNNGYLVVEDFLNTEELEHWRSVVTKAIEERNGQKMPGKDVRLGDDDGINTDAAYFNNVFDQLLNLWQTNRDMKNLMVDERIGKMAADLAGVDGIRIWHDQALIKRPWANPTSWHLDTPFWSFSDRRALSIWIALDDATLENGCLFFIPGSHKTTTFENSGIGKNMGGIFEVYPEFRRTKPYAAIMKAGSCSFHNGLTIHGAHANMTPGFRRAMTCAYMPDGNIYNGIPNILPHEYLKTIQLGDVLDNDVQNPLIYKR from the coding sequence ATGAACACCAACTTGAGCGAAAATCAAATTGATTTTTACCGCAACAACGGCTACCTAGTTGTAGAGGATTTTTTGAATACGGAAGAACTGGAACACTGGCGCAGCGTAGTCACCAAAGCTATAGAGGAACGTAACGGTCAAAAAATGCCAGGAAAAGACGTTCGTCTTGGCGATGATGATGGCATTAATACAGATGCTGCATATTTCAACAATGTATTCGATCAACTCTTGAACCTTTGGCAAACGAACAGAGATATGAAGAACTTGATGGTTGATGAACGCATCGGCAAGATGGCGGCAGACCTCGCGGGTGTAGATGGTATCCGTATTTGGCATGATCAAGCGCTCATCAAACGTCCTTGGGCTAATCCTACATCTTGGCATCTAGACACTCCATTTTGGTCATTTTCGGATAGACGAGCGTTATCTATTTGGATTGCATTGGACGACGCCACTTTAGAAAACGGATGTTTATTCTTTATCCCAGGATCGCACAAAACAACAACATTCGAAAATTCCGGAATCGGGAAAAACATGGGGGGTATTTTCGAGGTCTATCCAGAATTTAGACGGACGAAACCATATGCTGCCATCATGAAAGCTGGTAGCTGTTCGTTCCACAACGGATTGACTATCCATGGAGCCCATGCCAATATGACGCCAGGATTTCGTCGTGCGATGACATGTGCCTATATGCCAGATGGAAACATCTACAACGGGATTCCCAACATCTTGCCTCATGAATACCTGAAAACCATTCAGCTAGGAGACGTGTTGGATAATGATGTGCAAAATCCACTTATCTATAAACGATAA
- a CDS encoding RagB/SusD family nutrient uptake outer membrane protein, translated as MKRIYQYSVITIISLTWGIVGCKDKDFLTEVPPTFYTVDNAFSTSAQIDQTLVAIYSQLRDLWANPTEQAWIFVLRGNGTDMFDVASIRRGASFNNYGNINPDNTAFYEIYSAWYEIIAKANLAIYAADLSHISWSSAEEKAYTVAQARFFRAFAYLNLAELFGGVPLVTEITTAPKYDFSRTTRVETYQFAIDELLAVENGLPLTTASGGRLVRGAAQHMLSRAYLAMGTQLAADGNVTAAQSAFTQSLANADKIINGGTFFLMKSRFGSRKEETQGNVYWDLFQEENVNYQNGNTESIWALQIDYMAYRAEDSKSKLPYSRTYGPVFRDAVPAHLTGTNEDVGGRGIAQIVPTMYARDEIYVGQWGNDLRNSDIVFRRNIIGNVSTSPYFGKPVPWELMYNGSNDANTNMANQSLCYPISCKIATDRYTGLADGENKSNLFRDDYFIRLSETILLRAEAKQRLGDKAGAATDINLLRERAKCTYLVTAADVDDQFNLILDERARELLYEESRWNTLLRMGGTIAVNRIRKHAFWPEAKATLTFDYNLWPIPNTVIDTNKDVPLPQNEGWQNR; from the coding sequence ATGAAAAGGATTTATCAATACAGTGTCATCACAATCATAAGCCTAACATGGGGTATAGTGGGGTGTAAGGACAAGGATTTTTTGACGGAAGTACCGCCGACCTTCTACACGGTTGACAACGCGTTCAGCACATCAGCCCAAATCGACCAAACACTAGTCGCCATTTATTCACAGCTTCGTGATTTGTGGGCCAACCCCACTGAGCAAGCTTGGATTTTTGTACTTCGTGGCAACGGAACGGACATGTTCGACGTGGCCAGTATTCGTCGAGGAGCTTCCTTCAACAACTATGGCAATATCAATCCGGATAATACCGCGTTTTATGAGATATATAGTGCATGGTATGAAATCATTGCCAAGGCAAACTTAGCAATCTATGCTGCTGATTTGTCCCACATCTCCTGGTCCAGCGCTGAAGAGAAAGCTTACACCGTGGCTCAGGCTCGATTCTTTAGGGCATTTGCCTATCTAAATCTAGCCGAACTCTTTGGGGGGGTACCTCTTGTGACGGAAATCACGACCGCACCAAAGTATGATTTTTCGCGCACCACACGGGTTGAAACCTATCAATTTGCTATAGACGAGTTGTTGGCTGTGGAAAACGGACTTCCGTTAACAACAGCTAGTGGTGGTCGGTTGGTTCGTGGTGCGGCTCAACACATGCTATCTAGGGCATACCTCGCAATGGGCACACAGCTAGCAGCCGATGGGAATGTGACGGCCGCGCAGTCAGCCTTTACTCAATCACTAGCAAACGCCGACAAAATCATCAACGGTGGAACATTCTTTTTAATGAAATCCCGATTCGGTTCACGTAAAGAGGAAACCCAAGGAAACGTCTATTGGGACCTGTTCCAGGAAGAAAATGTCAATTATCAAAATGGGAATACAGAATCAATTTGGGCTTTACAGATCGACTATATGGCTTACCGTGCAGAAGATAGCAAATCTAAGCTACCCTATTCCCGTACATATGGCCCCGTATTCCGGGATGCTGTCCCCGCTCACCTTACAGGAACGAATGAGGATGTGGGGGGCAGGGGTATCGCCCAGATTGTACCGACCATGTATGCACGTGACGAAATCTATGTAGGCCAATGGGGAAATGACCTGCGAAATTCAGATATCGTATTCCGTCGAAATATCATCGGAAATGTGTCCACATCCCCATATTTTGGGAAACCCGTGCCTTGGGAACTCATGTATAATGGTAGCAATGATGCCAACACAAATATGGCGAATCAAAGTTTATGCTACCCCATTTCTTGTAAAATTGCTACCGATCGTTACACTGGATTAGCAGATGGCGAGAATAAAAGCAACTTGTTTCGAGACGATTACTTCATCCGTTTGTCGGAGACTATCCTACTGCGAGCAGAGGCTAAACAACGATTGGGAGATAAAGCTGGCGCCGCTACGGATATCAACCTGCTACGCGAACGAGCAAAATGTACCTATTTGGTGACTGCAGCCGATGTCGACGATCAGTTCAACTTGATTTTGGACGAGCGCGCGAGAGAGCTACTGTACGAAGAAAGCCGTTGGAACACCCTGCTGCGCATGGGAGGTACCATCGCAGTCAATCGGATTCGTAAACATGCATTTTGGCCAGAAGCGAAAGCAACCTTAACATTTGACTACAACCTATGGCCAATTCCCAACACCGTCATTGATACGAACAAGGATGTACCACTTCCGCAAAATGAAGGTTGGCAAAATAGATAA
- a CDS encoding SusC/RagA family TonB-linked outer membrane protein has protein sequence MNKVFTTICSKKQGIHPLLCMGMMTMLMLCAPTFTLMATALPITTSQEPVTGFVRDEMGKPIEGVSVLVRGTSRGAASDAKGEFKIQASAGEVLIFTAIGYLSQETTIGNQRTIDVILQSESSNLDEVVVVGYGTTKRKDFTGSVGSLNLENSPVALAPNLNVLESVKGSISGLNIGSTNSAGGEPGMEIRGQNSINGTNTPLIVLDGVIFMGSLSDINPNDIATIDVLKDATSAAAYGSRSANGVIAISTKRGRSGKPMISFNSSVGFQEWQKRPVMLKGEEWIEMVNARNQYTPGTINWLKKGELSNRDTGRETVWLDEVSRTGVMQNYQAAISGATENINYYLSTSYDDNKSIIVGDQFSRIALLGKINMDVTKWLEVGVDAGYSKRDYSGIAANINEAQTMSPYGVMYRDDQGNLEKYPYTQSGVNPLWGVNDGTRDNEDFLYNYRLNTYAVVKAPWVEGLSYRINYLINQDETHFGNFFYEDYYVQEGESPDRYSPATLQALLTNANGSIEKRKGNSYVWDNILNFNRKFDRHSLDVTLVATRDHIKYQRNVMTGRDFAANGNTTLGLQGLHKATVQRIDYDGTDADNLETRNYERSNVGYLGRVNYSLNDTYYFTGSYRRDGASVFGTDNKWANFFGAGFSWRISNETFMKPIQALDDLKLKVSWGQNGNQGVAPYGTLSTVANAASGGARYEFSNTPGRIYYGLYQGTLGNTSLGWETTSSWNAGFESAWLGNRVFADLDLYFSKTTDQIFNRNIPVMTGFKRMLTSMGQVNNTGIEATLRTVNIKKTDLMWSTTFTFWKNFNKLVSLYGDDLDGDGREDDDIANGLFIGESLGAIYGYEQIGIVQEDDTEYIALTGAKPGAPKYRDLDGQPGITAADRKVLGVDKENFRLNFSNNLSYKNFGFYIMVTGTFGGNNMYLKSNLPAYLVNGTGRFNDNLPDIPYWTSENRSNEYPSALFAGDGRFLGLQHRGFVRIQDISLSYTFKQPWLSAAHISSLKVFATAKNLATFTNWFGGDPETGTRLRETESALRLPVASTYSLGINLSF, from the coding sequence ATGAATAAAGTATTTACGACAATCTGTTCTAAGAAACAGGGTATTCATCCATTGCTTTGTATGGGCATGATGACAATGTTGATGTTATGCGCCCCGACATTCACCCTGATGGCAACAGCATTACCGATTACAACGAGTCAGGAGCCTGTTACTGGCTTTGTGCGAGATGAAATGGGGAAGCCTATCGAAGGTGTCTCCGTACTCGTACGCGGAACGTCGCGTGGCGCTGCCTCCGATGCCAAGGGAGAATTTAAGATACAAGCATCAGCAGGAGAAGTATTAATATTCACCGCTATAGGTTACTTATCTCAAGAAACTACTATAGGAAATCAGCGCACTATCGACGTAATACTTCAATCGGAATCTTCCAATCTGGATGAGGTGGTGGTGGTAGGCTACGGCACAACGAAACGGAAAGATTTTACTGGTTCAGTAGGATCGCTAAATCTCGAAAATTCGCCCGTTGCCTTGGCCCCAAATCTAAACGTATTGGAATCTGTAAAAGGCAGCATCAGTGGATTGAATATCGGCTCGACAAACTCAGCCGGTGGAGAACCAGGAATGGAAATACGTGGACAAAATTCGATTAATGGAACGAATACTCCCTTGATTGTATTGGACGGCGTAATTTTTATGGGTAGTCTGAGTGACATCAATCCAAATGATATCGCCACCATCGATGTACTCAAGGATGCAACATCGGCAGCAGCATATGGCTCACGATCGGCCAACGGCGTGATCGCTATTAGTACCAAGCGTGGTCGCAGTGGCAAACCGATGATAAGTTTTAATTCTTCGGTGGGCTTTCAGGAATGGCAAAAACGACCAGTAATGTTAAAAGGTGAGGAATGGATCGAGATGGTCAATGCTCGAAATCAGTACACTCCTGGCACCATCAACTGGCTGAAGAAGGGTGAATTGTCTAATCGGGATACAGGGCGTGAGACGGTGTGGCTAGACGAAGTATCCCGTACTGGGGTAATGCAAAATTACCAAGCTGCTATATCAGGTGCCACAGAGAACATTAACTATTACTTATCTACTTCGTATGACGATAATAAGAGTATCATTGTGGGGGATCAATTTAGCCGTATAGCACTCTTGGGTAAAATCAATATGGATGTTACTAAGTGGCTGGAAGTTGGGGTTGATGCTGGCTATTCCAAACGAGATTATTCAGGGATAGCGGCAAACATAAACGAGGCGCAAACCATGTCTCCCTATGGTGTGATGTACCGCGACGACCAAGGCAACCTAGAGAAATACCCCTATACGCAATCGGGGGTAAACCCACTTTGGGGCGTAAATGACGGTACACGAGATAATGAGGATTTTTTATACAATTACCGATTGAATACCTACGCTGTGGTAAAAGCCCCTTGGGTAGAGGGATTGAGTTATCGCATAAACTATCTGATTAATCAGGATGAGACACATTTCGGAAATTTTTTCTACGAGGATTACTATGTGCAGGAAGGAGAATCTCCTGACCGGTATTCGCCTGCGACTCTTCAAGCATTGTTAACGAATGCTAATGGGAGTATCGAGAAGCGTAAAGGGAATAGCTACGTATGGGATAATATCCTCAACTTCAATCGAAAATTTGACCGTCACTCTCTCGATGTCACTTTGGTAGCTACGCGCGACCATATAAAATATCAACGCAATGTCATGACCGGACGAGATTTTGCCGCAAATGGCAATACCACACTTGGTCTGCAAGGACTACACAAAGCAACCGTACAACGGATCGATTATGATGGAACAGATGCCGATAATCTAGAGACGCGTAATTATGAACGTTCGAATGTTGGATACTTAGGTCGGGTCAACTATTCCTTAAACGATACCTATTATTTTACGGGATCATATCGTCGCGATGGTGCTTCCGTTTTTGGGACTGATAACAAATGGGCCAATTTCTTTGGAGCTGGATTTTCTTGGCGAATTAGCAACGAAACATTTATGAAGCCAATCCAAGCTTTGGATGATTTAAAGTTGAAAGTGTCATGGGGTCAAAATGGGAATCAAGGTGTTGCTCCCTATGGGACATTATCAACAGTAGCAAATGCAGCCAGTGGCGGAGCACGGTATGAATTTTCGAATACACCGGGGCGAATTTACTATGGACTATACCAAGGTACACTCGGCAATACATCACTGGGTTGGGAGACTACGTCTTCTTGGAACGCGGGATTTGAATCGGCATGGCTCGGTAATCGTGTTTTTGCTGATCTGGACCTCTATTTTTCTAAAACCACCGACCAAATATTTAACCGTAATATTCCAGTGATGACTGGATTCAAAAGAATGCTAACGTCGATGGGACAGGTCAATAACACGGGGATAGAAGCGACCCTGCGGACAGTAAATATAAAGAAAACAGACCTCATGTGGAGTACAACATTCACTTTCTGGAAAAACTTCAATAAGTTGGTTTCTCTCTATGGAGATGACTTAGATGGCGATGGACGGGAAGATGATGACATTGCCAATGGTTTGTTCATCGGCGAATCATTGGGCGCCATCTATGGTTATGAACAAATCGGTATCGTACAGGAAGATGACACCGAATACATAGCATTGACGGGCGCTAAGCCGGGAGCACCAAAATACCGGGACTTAGACGGACAGCCCGGTATCACCGCAGCCGACCGAAAAGTATTGGGCGTTGACAAAGAGAATTTTCGTTTGAATTTCAGCAATAACCTCTCGTATAAGAATTTTGGCTTCTACATAATGGTGACAGGTACATTCGGTGGCAATAATATGTACCTTAAGTCCAATCTACCGGCTTACCTAGTCAATGGAACTGGAAGATTCAACGATAATTTGCCTGATATTCCGTATTGGACTTCTGAAAATAGAAGCAATGAATACCCCTCGGCATTGTTTGCAGGGGACGGGCGCTTTCTTGGACTTCAACATCGTGGGTTCGTACGTATACAAGATATATCATTATCTTATACATTCAAACAGCCGTGGTTGTCCGCTGCGCATATCAGTTCGCTAAAGGTATTTGCAACAGCCAAGAATCTGGCCACATTCACAAACTGGTTTGGCGGCGATCCTGAAACGGGAACCCGACTCCGGGAGACAGAATCAGCATTGCGTCTACCTGTTGCTTCAACATATTCATTGGGTATTAACTTAAGTTTTTAA
- a CDS encoding cytochrome-c peroxidase, translating into MKKILSVIFTLLLLLSCNREESLTPISGDNPPLQLAVPVGFPSLSRFVAENSPTTHGVALGEKLFHEKKFSGNNTISCASCHNQSNAFADNNIQAIGIYGRVGLRNTPSIQNMAFMEFYNWDGHIRQLEKQPLVPIITYEEMNSSILEVIGKLKADPQYPVLFRKAFGDESITSDRIYQSIAQYEYTLISANSKYDKVRRSEGETFTISEAQGYKVFKAKCASCHSTELFTDQSFRNIGFPLNPSSEEAGRARVTGVPEDYMRFRVPSLRNAAYTAPYGSFGQFPSLKAVLDYLDNGVLDAANLDPILKNNGNRIPLTEQEKQVLISFINTLSDRSFLNH; encoded by the coding sequence ATGAAAAAAATACTCAGCGTCATATTCACGTTATTATTGCTGTTATCCTGCAATAGAGAAGAAAGTTTGACGCCAATATCGGGTGACAATCCTCCACTTCAGTTAGCGGTCCCCGTTGGTTTTCCCTCGTTGAGCCGATTCGTTGCAGAAAATAGTCCCACTACACATGGCGTAGCATTGGGCGAAAAATTATTTCACGAGAAAAAATTCAGTGGTAACAATACCATTTCCTGTGCCAGCTGTCACAATCAGTCCAATGCCTTTGCTGATAATAATATTCAGGCCATAGGTATTTATGGTAGGGTGGGGCTGCGCAATACACCTTCAATCCAAAACATGGCATTTATGGAGTTCTATAATTGGGATGGACATATCCGCCAATTGGAAAAACAACCCTTAGTTCCCATCATCACCTATGAAGAAATGAACTCTTCCATTTTAGAAGTAATCGGGAAGTTAAAAGCAGATCCGCAATATCCTGTCCTATTCAGAAAAGCATTTGGAGATGAAAGCATTACTTCTGATCGGATCTATCAAAGTATTGCGCAGTATGAGTACACCTTAATCTCAGCCAATAGTAAATATGACAAAGTAAGACGGAGTGAGGGAGAGACATTTACCATTAGTGAAGCGCAAGGGTATAAAGTATTTAAAGCCAAGTGCGCCAGTTGCCACAGTACTGAACTGTTTACCGATCAGAGTTTTCGAAATATCGGTTTCCCGCTAAATCCCAGTTCAGAAGAAGCTGGACGCGCCCGTGTGACCGGTGTTCCTGAAGATTATATGCGTTTTCGAGTACCGTCCCTAAGGAATGCGGCCTATACAGCCCCTTATGGTAGTTTCGGGCAGTTTCCATCCTTGAAGGCTGTTTTGGATTATCTTGATAATGGAGTTTTGGATGCTGCCAATCTTGATCCTATTTTGAAAAACAACGGTAATCGGATACCACTTACCGAGCAGGAGAAACAAGTTCTAATTTCCTTTATTAATACCTTGAGTGATCGTTCATTTTTAAATCATTGA